From Fusarium oxysporum f. sp. lycopersici 4287 chromosome 13, whole genome shotgun sequence, one genomic window encodes:
- a CDS encoding hexokinase — translation MANLQTYLQELERDFTVDTAKLKHITNHFIDELDKGLSVKGGSIPMNPTWVMQQPTGNETGKYLVLDLGGTNLRVFSVELTEQKSGFKVNQVTHKLPKELRTGPAERLWDFVAGHLEEFLKTADFEAGTNTDLSFIFSFPTTQRTIDEGILQRWTKGFDVADCEGRDVAASLRHSIAKRKLPLKVRVVTNDTTATMMASAYINSETAIGCVFGTGCNGAYFERCQSIPKLDMEGLPAEALMAINCEWGAFDNEHVVLPLTSFDIAIDDASPRKGQQAFEKMVAGLYLGELFRLIMLDVKRRHETFWEGQSVEKMQEPYFMDSSFLSAIEEDTSKDFKTSHDLSVSKLGVSPNVQELEFMRKVATLITTRAARLSSTGVAAICMKRNLKTCHVGVEGSLFEKHPHFKRELSKALGEILGWEKLSPTGKDDVEFMVSPGSGVGAAVIASTLTRSKHEV, via the exons ATGGCGAACCTTCAAACATAtctccaagagcttgagagAGACTTTACGGTTGATACCGCAAAGCTCAAGCATATCACCAACCACTTCATTGATGAGTTGGATAAAG GGCTGAGTGTAAAGGGTGGCAGCATC CCAATGAACCCAACATGGGTAATGCAACAACCAACCGGCAACGAAACAGGAAAGTACCTCGTGCTAGATCTCGGCGGCACAAACCTCAGAGTGTTCTCTGTCGAATTAACCGAACAAAAATCCGGGTTCAAAGTCAACCAAGTCACGCACAAACTTCCCAAAGAACTGAGAACAGGACCTGCTGAAAGGCTTTGGGATTTCGTCGCTGGACATCTCGAGGAATTCCTCAAAACAGCTGATTTTGAAGCTGGAACAAACACCGACTTGAGCTTCATCTTTTCGTTTCCTACAACGCAGCGAACTATTGACGAGGGCATTCTTCAGAGGTGGACGAAGGGCTTCGATGTTGCCGATTGTGAAGGTCGCGATGTAGCGGCATCGTTGAGACATTCCATCGCAAAGAGG AAACTCCCTCTCAAGGTCCGAGTAGTAACAAACGACACAACCGCCACGATGATGGCCTCAGCATACATCAACTCCGAAACCGCTATCGGCTGCGTTTTCGGCACAGGCTGCAACGGCGCCTACTTCGAGAGATGTCAATCCATCCCCAAGCTCGACATGGAAGGTCTTCCCGCCGAAGCACTCATGGCGATTAATTGTGAATGGGGCGCTTTTGACAATGAGCATGTCGTTTTGCCGTTGACGTCTTTTGACATCGCTATTGATGATGCATCACCGAGGAAGGGCCAGCAGGCGTTTGAGAAGATGGTGGCGGGGCTATATCTTGGGGAGTTGTTTCGGTTGATTATGCTTGATGTCAAGAGGAGGCATGAGACGTTTTGGGAGGGTCAGAGTGTGGAGAAGATGCAGGAGCCGTATTTTATGGATTCGTCGTTCTTGTCGGCGATCGAAGA GGATACGTCGAAAGACTTCAAGACATCGCATGATCTATCTGTCTCAAAGCTCGGAGTATCTCCAAACGTACAGGAGCTCGAGTTCATGAGAAAGGTTGCAACACTCATAACAACCCGCGCAGCGCGTCTCTCATCAACGGGTGTAGCAGCGATATGCATGAAGAGAAATCTCAAGACATGTCATGTTGGCGTTGAGGGATCTCTGTTTGAGAAGCATCCCCATTTCAAGAGAGAGCTGTCCAAAGCTCTGGGCGAGATTCTTGGTTGGGAGAAACTGTCGCCTACTGGCAaggatgatgttgagttcATGGTGTCGCCTGGAAGTGGTGTTGGTGCAGCTGTTATTGCATCCACTCTCACGAGAAGTAAGCATGAAGTTTGA
- a CDS encoding hexokinase, giving the protein MNPTWVMQQPTGNETGKYLVLDLGGTNLRVFSVELTEQKSGFKVNQVTHKLPKELRTGPAERLWDFVAGHLEEFLKTADFEAGTNTDLSFIFSFPTTQRTIDEGILQRWTKGFDVADCEGRDVAASLRHSIAKRKLPLKVRVVTNDTTATMMASAYINSETAIGCVFGTGCNGAYFERCQSIPKLDMEGLPAEALMAINCEWGAFDNEHVVLPLTSFDIAIDDASPRKGQQAFEKMVAGLYLGELFRLIMLDVKRRHETFWEGQSVEKMQEPYFMDSSFLSAIEEDTSKDFKTSHDLSVSKLGVSPNVQELEFMRKVATLITTRAARLSSTGVAAICMKRNLKTCHVGVEGSLFEKHPHFKRELSKALGEILGWEKLSPTGKDDVEFMVSPGSGVGAAVIASTLTRSKHEV; this is encoded by the exons ATGAACCCAACATGGGTAATGCAACAACCAACCGGCAACGAAACAGGAAAGTACCTCGTGCTAGATCTCGGCGGCACAAACCTCAGAGTGTTCTCTGTCGAATTAACCGAACAAAAATCCGGGTTCAAAGTCAACCAAGTCACGCACAAACTTCCCAAAGAACTGAGAACAGGACCTGCTGAAAGGCTTTGGGATTTCGTCGCTGGACATCTCGAGGAATTCCTCAAAACAGCTGATTTTGAAGCTGGAACAAACACCGACTTGAGCTTCATCTTTTCGTTTCCTACAACGCAGCGAACTATTGACGAGGGCATTCTTCAGAGGTGGACGAAGGGCTTCGATGTTGCCGATTGTGAAGGTCGCGATGTAGCGGCATCGTTGAGACATTCCATCGCAAAGAGG AAACTCCCTCTCAAGGTCCGAGTAGTAACAAACGACACAACCGCCACGATGATGGCCTCAGCATACATCAACTCCGAAACCGCTATCGGCTGCGTTTTCGGCACAGGCTGCAACGGCGCCTACTTCGAGAGATGTCAATCCATCCCCAAGCTCGACATGGAAGGTCTTCCCGCCGAAGCACTCATGGCGATTAATTGTGAATGGGGCGCTTTTGACAATGAGCATGTCGTTTTGCCGTTGACGTCTTTTGACATCGCTATTGATGATGCATCACCGAGGAAGGGCCAGCAGGCGTTTGAGAAGATGGTGGCGGGGCTATATCTTGGGGAGTTGTTTCGGTTGATTATGCTTGATGTCAAGAGGAGGCATGAGACGTTTTGGGAGGGTCAGAGTGTGGAGAAGATGCAGGAGCCGTATTTTATGGATTCGTCGTTCTTGTCGGCGATCGAAGA GGATACGTCGAAAGACTTCAAGACATCGCATGATCTATCTGTCTCAAAGCTCGGAGTATCTCCAAACGTACAGGAGCTCGAGTTCATGAGAAAGGTTGCAACACTCATAACAACCCGCGCAGCGCGTCTCTCATCAACGGGTGTAGCAGCGATATGCATGAAGAGAAATCTCAAGACATGTCATGTTGGCGTTGAGGGATCTCTGTTTGAGAAGCATCCCCATTTCAAGAGAGAGCTGTCCAAAGCTCTGGGCGAGATTCTTGGTTGGGAGAAACTGTCGCCTACTGGCAaggatgatgttgagttcATGGTGTCGCCTGGAAGTGGTGTTGGTGCAGCTGTTATTGCATCCACTCTCACGAGAAGTAAGCATGAAGTTTGA